TCATCAACATGGACGAGACCGCGCGCTCAATCGGCACAGCGCCCAACTTGCCCAACATGCCGGCGGGCGAACTGCAAACGCAGAACTTCGACGCGGTGTATCTGGACGTCGGCGAAAGTCACATCGTCGAGGTGAACGGCGCGACGACGTATTACGACATGCAGAACGGCGAGTACAGCGTCTCTATCAGCGTCGGCGGTGTGTATCTGCCCATCGTCCGGCGGTAGCCTCCCCCTTCTTCTCCGCGAGGCCTCGGCGTGTTGCCGGGGCCTCGTGGAAAAACAAACGCCGCCAGAGGCTACAGGATCTCCCGTTCTCCGGGGAGCGAGATTCAAATCAACCGCATCGTCGCATGGCCTGGGCTAACCGCGCTGCGGCTTCTTCGAGCTGCGCCGGGGGATAGAGCGTGAAGGCCAGCCGGAGAGCGTCGTCACCATTGTGGCCATCGCAGAAGAACCGGCGGCCAGGCACGAACGACACCCCCATTGCCTCGGCGACCGGCAATAACACTTCCGACGATAGGCCCCCGGGCAGGCGCACCCATACGAAGAACCCGCCAGTCGGCGTCTGCGCCTGCCAACCTGTCGGCAGATGCGTCGCCAGCGCGCGCATCAACACATCACGTCGCGCGCGATAGGCCTCGCGGAAGCGCGCGACCTGGGGTTCGAACGCGCCATCTTTGCAATAGGCGGCGACGGTCATCGCTGCGAACTGGTTCGGCCCACCGCCGCTGTCCATCAGGCCGCACGTGCGAATGCGCGCAATCACGTCGCGACCGGCGGTGATCCAGCCGACGCGCATGCCGGGCGCGAGGCTCTTGGAGAACGACCCCAGCCGCGCCACGACACCCGCTGGCGCGAGGCGCCACAACGACGACGGCGCTTCGCCGTCGTAGGCCAGCTCGCGATAGGCATCGTCTTCGACGATCAAGATGCGCTCGCGTTCGGCCAGGGCGACGACCGCTCGGCGCACATCATCACGCCAGCACAGGCCGGTTGGATTGTTGAACGTGGGCACGCAATACAGCAGGCTCGGCCGCTCGCCCCGGCGCTTCAGGGAAGCGACCAATTCGCTCAACGCGGCGACATCAGGACCATCGGGACTGCTCGGGATGGCGACCAGTTTCAGCGGCCGGTCGCGCAAGATGCGCACGGCGAGGTGATATGTGGGCGATTCGACCAGCGCGACATCGCCCGGCTGCGTGCACAGCGTGACGAGCTGGTCGAGCGCGTGCGAGATGCCGCCGGTAATGGCGATTTCGTCCGCGTCTGGCATGCGTCCCTCGCACTGCGCGCTGCGATGCTGCAACCAATCCACAAGCGGCCCCGGCCCGGTCGCGTAGCCATAGCCCAGCGCATGTGCGCCGTAGTCCGCGAGCGCCGAGGCGCTGGCGCGTTGGATCGCCTCCAGCGGCAGCAGCGCCGGATCGGGATGACCCAGGCCAAGGTCGAGCACGCCGGGCCGCAGCGCCGCGTGCAAGTCGGAGAGAGGATGGTGCGTAGTCACGAGATATGAATGTATCCAAAGCGTGGAAAAGCGCGAAGCGCGGATGCGACCTCCGCGCTTCGATTCGATGGGAGCGACAAGACTCGAACTTGTGACCTTTGCGATGTCAACGCAACGCTCTAACCAGCTGAGCTACGCCCCCATTCGGCTGCAATTATAAACCAAGGCGCATGCGGGGCGTTGTGTTGAGTGGGAGGCGCAGGCGTAAAGCCTGCGCCTACGGGAGGGTGCATTCGCCAACGGGGACAGACGTAGCAAACCCGCCCCGGCGTAAACGCCTGGGCTGAAAGGGGCGAGATACGCGGCTTGCCCGTATGCTCAGCGCTGGGATTTATCTCAGCGCGACTGAAGCGAATATCGCTGCAGGCCGGCCGCGTTCCCCCATTTTGAAATGCACCTCACATGCGCAAGCTGCGATTCGATCGCGCCCGACGCGCTCTCTCAGATTGGTAGACCGGCGGAGTTAGCGACTCTACTGGTCCGATTGTTGGTGTGAAGCCGCGATGCACTGTTGGTGAAATGCGTCATCCCGAGTGCGACGACCGCCATCACAAGCAACGGCGCATGCATCACACCCAGCCAGATGCGATCCGGGCTGGCCCAATGATTCAGATTGAACACTGCGTATAGCAAAGCGTTGAAGGCTGTTACGCGAAACGCAAAGCAATCCACCTGTGGCCAGGCCAGAATGAGCAGAAATAGGAACACCGGCGTGAGGAAGCAGTAAGCTAAGCCATAATCGGGTGACGTGAGCAGCAGCAGGGGATTGAAATCCGGCATGGCGCGCGTGCCCTCGATGCGCATGGGCGACCAGAACGCGAGCAGCGCCAACGGCAAGAGGAGCCAGCGCCAACGCGGCACCGCGCCGAACGACATGTGCAGCCGCCCCCGCCAGGCTACCCAGAGCCAGAGTAAGCCCAAACCCACTTCGGCGATCAAGGCGCCGGTGTGTATCGCGTATCCGTAGGCCGGCGTCTCGGCGTGAGTTTGTGTTACCGCCACCACGAGGTAATTCAGGCCAAAATAGGCCGGCACCACTCGGCTGCCGACCTTCGGGTTCCAGGCGGCCAATCCCACCACAAGGAGCGTCGCCACATGGAAGACCCATCCCCACGCGGCATAGGGAACGGTAGCACGGCTGAGGATCCCGAAGATGACCGCCGGGGTATCCTGCGGGTTATAGGGGCGCTCGGTGATCAGCGGCAAGAAGGCGACAAACAACAGCAAGAAATAAACCAAGGGATAGAACCAATTGCGTTGCGTCCAACGAGGCAGAGCAGACTGAGTCATATGCCTCTGGTTATAGGCCGGCGATGCTAGCGCAGCGTTAAAAGCTCGTTCGGTGAACGGTTTCTGTGCCATCGGGGGCTGGAGACCAGACCGGCAACGGCCTGGAGATCTACCTGCCGGAGTGGGAGAGAGAGATCGCAGTGATGTTCACGCCAGCTTCTCCAACTGCTTCACCGCTGCGTTGAAATCCTTGGCGTATGGCGCGAGTAGGTCGAGCAGTTCCCCGGTAACCGGGTGAGCCAGCTTCAGCCGGCGTGCGTGCAGCGCCGTCCGTCCGATCAACGGAATCTCCTCGGTGGCGTTCGGGCGATAGTCGCGCTTCAGTTGCGAGAGGAAGATCGGTTTGCCATCGCCATACAGGTCGTCTGCGGCGATCGGATGGCCGAGCAGTGCCGCGTGTACGCGGATCTGGTGGGTGCGGCCCGTCTCCGGTATGGCTTCGACCAGCGCATAGCGCTTCAGGCGCTCCAGCACGCGGAAGTGCGTCACCGATGGCTTGCCCCGCACTGCATCCACCACCGTACGGTGGCGGCGGTCGCCGTCCACGCGCAATGGCACATCGGCGGTGCGTTCCGTCCACGATGGATTGCCCACAAGGATCGCGTGGTAGATCTTCGTCACGTCGCGCCCTTCGAACTGCTCGCTGAGCGCCCGGTGGGCAGCCTCGTTTCGCGCGAAGATAATGACGCCGCTGGTATCGCGGTCGAGGCGATGCACCAGCCACAGCCGGCCGCAGCGCGTTTCCAGCAACGCATGCAAATCGAGCTCGTCAGGTCGCGTGGCATCGTGGGCAGTGGTGACGCCGGCCGGTTTGTTGACGGCAACGAGATGATCGTCTTCGTATAAGACATCTATCCGGCGAGGACGAAGCGGCTTCATTGCTGCGCCGTGGAAGAACTGGACTGCGCCGGGCTGGCGCGCTTGAACCACGACACGCGCTTCTCCGTGCCGGCGCGCAGGCGTTCGATGTTCGGGCGAAGGGCGATCAGGATCAAGCCGAGCACGCCCCAGCCATAAGCGGCGTACGACCAGTGCGTCGCGCCCGAGATAGCGCCAACGGTGTTAGCGACGGCGACGGTCAACCCGGCCAGCATCGAGGCGATCGAAGCGTAGCCGCCAACGAAGAGCATGAGCGAACCGAGCACGAACGCGGGCACACCGCCCCACGGCCAGATCGCGATGCTGGTGCCAACGGCGGTCGCGCCGCCCGCGCCGCCGCGAAAGTTGAGGAAGCACGACGCATTGTGGCCGAGCACCACGCCGAAGCCGGCCAAGGCCTCGGCCCAGCCCGCCGTATTCATGACGAGCTGGCGCACGACCAGCACGGCGACCACGCCCTTCAACACATCGAGGATGGCCGTCGCCAGGCCGGGCACCACGCCGGCCGCGCGAAAGACGTTCGTGCCGCCGGTGCGGCCGCTCCCGAACTCACGCACGTCTATTCCTTTCACCAATCTGACGATGATCCAGCCGAAGGGAATCGAGCCGATCAGGTAGCCGGCCAGACCACACGCGATGCTGATCCAGAACGCGCTCATGACTCGTGATATGGTAACACCGATGCGCGAAACGCGACGCGCCTGCATGTGTATTTCAGCCTACGCCGGGATAGAATAAATGATGCTCTCTGAATCCGTCCAGGATTACCTGAAGGCGATCTACAGTTTGCGCCACGAGAACGAGCGTGCTACGACGAACGCGCTTGCGGCCCGGCTGAACGTGACGGCCGCTTCGGTCACCGGCATGCTCAAGAAGCTGGCCGAGTTGAAGCTGGTGCTCTACGAGCCCTATCAGGGCGCGACGCTCACGCCGGCCGGCGAGAAAATCGCGCTGGAGGTCATTCGCCATCACCGATTGATCGAGCTATATCTGACCGAAGCGATGGGCTACTCATGGGATCAGGTGCATGCCGAAGCCGACCGACTGGAGCACGCCATCAGTGAGGAATTCGAGGATCGCATCTCGACTTTGCTCGGCCATCCCACCGTGGACCCGCACGGCGATCCTATCCCTACCAAGGACGGCGAAATCGCGGCGAGCTCGCGAAATACCCTGGACGCTGCCGCTGCGGGCAGCACGGTGCGCATCGAGCGCGTGCGCGACGAAGACCCCGCAACGCTGCGTGAAGTCGCCGAACTCGGCCTGACGCCGCAGACCGTCGTGACCGTGGGCAACCGGACGGGCGACGCCGCGCTCATCGTCTATCTCGCCGACGGCCAACCCCGCCGCATCAGCACCAGCATCGCGCGCAGCATCTTCGTCGTGGACGCAGACGCGTCTTGACGCACGTCCCCGGCCGGCCAGCATCGCGATTGACAAATCCGCCACGATGAATACCATGCGCGCCACGCACTGGTGAGTGCTGCATCTTTTTAATGACGTCGTAAAACAGCAGCCTGGAGTCGAACGATACGAAGGAGGGTAGGACATTGAAGGCGTTACTTCGTATTTCGGCGGTGATTGACGCGATCACCGACCGGCTGAGTGGTCTGATCAGCATCATCGTCGTTCTGGCTATCCTAGCCGGATTTTTGAACGCCGCGCTGCGATATCTGGGCCAGTGGCTGCAGCGCACACTGATTTCCAACGAGCTGATCCAAACACAGTGGTATTTGTTCTCTCTGCTCTTCCTGATCGGCTTTCCCTACCTGCTCAGACACAACGTGAACGTGCGCGTGGACTTCTTCTACTCGCGATGGGGGCCACGCCAGCGCGCACTCGTGGACTTTCTGGGGACGTTGTTCTTCCTCATCCCCTTCTGCTTGCTGGCGATCTATGTGAGCGTCGGCCCGGTGCTGACCTCGTGGGGGCGCCTGCCGGATGGAAGCTGGGGGCCGTGGGAGGTGTCGAGCGACGCCGGCGGGCTTCCGCTCGCGCCACTCAAGTCGCTGATCATCGTCGGCTTCTTCGGGCTGCTGGTACAAGGCATATCGCAATTGGTCAAGTATGCCGCCGTTCTCCTCGGCTACCACGAAGCCGATGAGGCGGTGATGGTAGCCGAGACCGATCAGGCGATGGCCGAAGAAATGGTGCGCGAAATGCGCGAAGAGCTGGAGCACGAAGCTGCAGCGCGCCGATAAAAAGGAGGAACCGATGGAAGGATTC
The window above is part of the Candidatus Roseilinea sp. genome. Proteins encoded here:
- a CDS encoding aminotransferase class I/II — translated: MTTHHPLSDLHAALRPGVLDLGLGHPDPALLPLEAIQRASASALADYGAHALGYGYATGPGPLVDWLQHRSAQCEGRMPDADEIAITGGISHALDQLVTLCTQPGDVALVESPTYHLAVRILRDRPLKLVAIPSSPDGPDVAALSELVASLKRRGERPSLLYCVPTFNNPTGLCWRDDVRRAVVALAERERILIVEDDAYRELAYDGEAPSSLWRLAPAGVVARLGSFSKSLAPGMRVGWITAGRDVIARIRTCGLMDSGGGPNQFAAMTVAAYCKDGAFEPQVARFREAYRARRDVLMRALATHLPTGWQAQTPTGGFFVWVRLPGGLSSEVLLPVAEAMGVSFVPGRRFFCDGHNGDDALRLAFTLYPPAQLEEAAARLAQAMRRCG
- a CDS encoding RNA pseudouridine synthase; amino-acid sequence: MKPLRPRRIDVLYEDDHLVAVNKPAGVTTAHDATRPDELDLHALLETRCGRLWLVHRLDRDTSGVIIFARNEAAHRALSEQFEGRDVTKIYHAILVGNPSWTERTADVPLRVDGDRRHRTVVDAVRGKPSVTHFRVLERLKRYALVEAIPETGRTHQIRVHAALLGHPIAADDLYGDGKPIFLSQLKRDYRPNATEEIPLIGRTALHARRLKLAHPVTGELLDLLAPYAKDFNAAVKQLEKLA
- the plsY gene encoding glycerol-3-phosphate acyltransferase — its product is MSAFWISIACGLAGYLIGSIPFGWIIVRLVKGIDVREFGSGRTGGTNVFRAAGVVPGLATAILDVLKGVVAVLVVRQLVMNTAGWAEALAGFGVVLGHNASCFLNFRGGAGGATAVGTSIAIWPWGGVPAFVLGSLMLFVGGYASIASMLAGLTVAVANTVGAISGATHWSYAAYGWGVLGLILIALRPNIERLRAGTEKRVSWFKRASPAQSSSSTAQQ
- a CDS encoding transcriptional regulator → MMLSESVQDYLKAIYSLRHENERATTNALAARLNVTAASVTGMLKKLAELKLVLYEPYQGATLTPAGEKIALEVIRHHRLIELYLTEAMGYSWDQVHAEADRLEHAISEEFEDRISTLLGHPTVDPHGDPIPTKDGEIAASSRNTLDAAAAGSTVRIERVRDEDPATLREVAELGLTPQTVVTVGNRTGDAALIVYLADGQPRRISTSIARSIFVVDADAS
- a CDS encoding C4-dicarboxylate ABC transporter substrate-binding protein, whose translation is MKALLRISAVIDAITDRLSGLISIIVVLAILAGFLNAALRYLGQWLQRTLISNELIQTQWYLFSLLFLIGFPYLLRHNVNVRVDFFYSRWGPRQRALVDFLGTLFFLIPFCLLAIYVSVGPVLTSWGRLPDGSWGPWEVSSDAGGLPLAPLKSLIIVGFFGLLVQGISQLVKYAAVLLGYHEADEAVMVAETDQAMAEEMVREMREELEHEAAARR